The DNA sequence CGAGAGGACGTTTTCCGAGGTCTCCGTCGAGGACTACGACGGTCTCGTGGTTCCGGGCGGTTGTGTGGGCGCGGACCAGCTCCGGGCCGACGACGACGCGGTGGGGTTCGTCCACGACTTTTTCGAGACCGAGAAACCGTTGTGTGTCATCTGTCACGGTCCGTGGACGTTGGTCGAGGCCGACGTGGTGGATGGCCGGACGCTGACCTCCTTTCACAGCCTCGAAACCGACATCCGCAACGCGGGCGGCGAGTGGGTCGATGAGGAAGTCGTCGTGGACGAGGGGCTGGTGACCAGCCGCAACCCCAACGACCTCGATGCCTTCTGTGACAAAGTGGTCGAGGAAATCGAAGAAGGCCCACACGAGGACCGCGAGACCGAAGACGTTTGAATCGGTGAAAACGAGCGCCGACCGACGAATTCTTCGGCACGTTCGGCCGGGTCTGGAACGCTTGCCTAAGTTAACACTGCTGCTCAGTGTAGCAGTAATCGCAGGTTGCAGCTTGCTGGCTGATTCTAAAGGTTAAAGACAGTCCCGGTGAGTACACCGTCCGCATTTGGTGATGATCGGGTTTCTGTGCGCTGTCACGCATCGATGCGAGTACGAAGCTATCGACCCGCCGACGCAGACCGGAGGTTCAATACTATCCCGGTCCCACGGCGAGTATGGGAGCACCCGACCGCGAACCGGAGGTGAGCGACGAGGCGATCCTGACGGTGTTCGTTCGGCGCGACGAATCCGACCTACACGCCCGTGAGGTGGCCGAGGACCTGCCGATGGAGCGCGACGACCTGAACGACCGCCTCGACGACCTCTACGAGCGCAGCCTCCTCGACAGCGAGGGCGTTCCGGGCGGGACGGTGTGGTCCATCGCGCCCGGCGTCGAAGACGACCTCTCGCCCTCTGACGAAGCAACCGAAACGAGTGTCGAGGCGCAGGCCGCAAGCGACACCGACCTCGAAACGTCGTCGCGCCGGACGGATACTCAGTCTGGAGGTGTGGGGATGGGAGAGGACGAATCGGTCGGGGATGCGGAGGAACCGACCACGGACCTGATCGCAGCAATCGACTTGCCGGGGACGCCCGACAAACAGGAGGACCGGCGCGCGGCGCTCCGGGCGGCGTATCGCTACCTTCGGGAGGGTGCCACCGCCCAGAAGGAGGACATCACGACGGAGGTGTTTCCCGACAACCCCGCTGGCTACGAAACCCCGGACGACGGCTGGTGGCAACAAGTCGTCCGTCCGGGCTTGGTTGCGCTGCCGGACGTAGAACAACAGGACGACGAATGGCGATTCGTCGGCGACGAGGAAGACGAAGAGCGCATCTGATAACAAGTCGTGTTTCTCTGAAACGAAAATCCCAGCAGAATCGCTGACGGAGAGGATCGTGGACCGGGTACCTCGACCGTTTTTATCCGCTGCCACCGAACCCGCCACGTATGCGAGCCGTTCGGTATCACGAGCACGGCGGGCCGGATGTACTGCAAGTGGACGAAATCGACCGACCGACCCCCGAGGAAAATGAGGTTCTCGTGGAGGTTCGGGCCGCGAGCGTCAACGCGGTCGATGCGAGGTTTCGGTCGGGAAGCTACGGCGACGTGTCGCTCCCGGCGATTCCCGGCGGCGACGCGGCAGGGGTCGTCGCGGAGGTAGGCGATGGAGTCGAGGAATTCGCGGCTGGCGACCGGGTTTTCGCCGGCGGGATGGGACACGGTGAGGGTGGGACCTTCGCCGAATACGCCACGATTCCAGCAATGAAGGTGGCACATCTCCCCGAAAGCGTCTCGTTCGAGGTTGGTGGTGCAATCCCGAACGTGGGCGTGACCGCGTGGATGGCGTTCGTGGAACACGCGGGTCTCAAACCCACCGAATACTGTCTCGTCCACGGCGGGAACGGCGGCGTCGGGCACGCCGCTGTCCAGTTGAGTGCGGCGATGGGTGCTGACGTGCTCGCAACCGCTGGCTCTGCGGAACTGCGCGAACAGGTCCGCGACCTCGGCGCAGTCGCGGCGTTCGACTACGACAGCGAGACGCTCGCAGATGAAATCCACGAGGCGACCGATGGCGAGGGCGTTGACGTGATTCTCGACCATCGCCTCGATGACTACCTCGGTCTCGATTTGACTGTTGCTGCCCAGAATGGACGCATCATCACCATCACGGGCGGCATTCCGGCGGTTGAGGACGCGCCGCTGCAAGCAAAGGAACCCACCATCAAAGGGATGGCCATCGCCAACACGCCTGATCGCCAGCCCGTTCTCCGTCGCATCGCGCGCCTCGTGGAACGCGGCGACCTGAACCCTGAAATCGCCGAGACCTACGATTTCGAGGGGGCCGGCGAGGCCCACCGCGCCGTCACCGAGGGCGGCTACGTCGGCAAACTCGTCGTCCGTCCGTAATTCAGGGATTTCGTGGTTGGTGAACGATGTCTCCCGTTGTTCGACCGGACTGCTTTCCGTTTCCGAACTGAGAACACGATCTGAAGTTCGATGGTGTGTACGAACGAAGCACCCCCTTGCAAGTTCAGGCCCTCTCTTTAGGTGACACCTGTGTGTTCTTCGATAACGAGGGCCATACAATGGAGGACATACGCACGAAACGAAGACGGCAGGGAGTGGAGACTCCGAGGAACGAGAGAAACGGGGGAAGCCAATGAGAGCACTGGCGTGGCACGGCGAAGAGGACGTTCGCGTCGATGACGTTCCCGAACCCGAGATCGAGAACCCGACCGACGCGATAATCGATGTTACAGCGACCGCCATCTGTGGCTCGGACCTCCACCTGTATGATGGGTATATGCCGTCGATGCAAGAGGGCGACGTGCTGGGTCACGAGCCGATGGGTGAAGTAATCGAAGTCGGCAGCGATGTCGAAACCATAGAAGAAGGCGACCGCGTGGTCGTCCCCTTTACGATTAGCTGTGGCTCGTGTTGGTTCTGCGAGAACGACCTCTACTCACTCTGTGACGAGTCGAATCCAAACGCGGAGATGGCCCGCGAGAATATGGGCCACTCACCGGCCGGGTTGTTCGGGTACTCGCATATGCTGGGCGGTTTTGCAGGCGGACAGGCCGAGCAGTTGCGCGTGCCGTATGCGGATGTCGGTCCGGTCAAAATCGATTCGGACCTGCCC is a window from the Halalkalicoccus subterraneus genome containing:
- a CDS encoding type 1 glutamine amidotransferase domain-containing protein → MTDSLEGKSVAVFLAPMGTEEVEFTDPKEAVEDAGASVDVVGAETGDVETVNGDINPGGLYEVERTFSEVSVEDYDGLVVPGGCVGADQLRADDDAVGFVHDFFETEKPLCVICHGPWTLVEADVVDGRTLTSFHSLETDIRNAGGEWVDEEVVVDEGLVTSRNPNDLDAFCDKVVEEIEEGPHEDRETEDV
- a CDS encoding NADPH:quinone reductase, which gives rise to MRAVRYHEHGGPDVLQVDEIDRPTPEENEVLVEVRAASVNAVDARFRSGSYGDVSLPAIPGGDAAGVVAEVGDGVEEFAAGDRVFAGGMGHGEGGTFAEYATIPAMKVAHLPESVSFEVGGAIPNVGVTAWMAFVEHAGLKPTEYCLVHGGNGGVGHAAVQLSAAMGADVLATAGSAELREQVRDLGAVAAFDYDSETLADEIHEATDGEGVDVILDHRLDDYLGLDLTVAAQNGRIITITGGIPAVEDAPLQAKEPTIKGMAIANTPDRQPVLRRIARLVERGDLNPEIAETYDFEGAGEAHRAVTEGGYVGKLVVRP